CACCGACCGCTACCCGGACAATTCAGTGGGGCTTATTGTAACCTCTATTCCGTTTGCAACCCAATACGAATACTCTCCCAATTACGCCGACTTCGGCCACTCTGAAAGCAACGAGGAGTTTTTCAAGCAGATGGATTTCCTCACGCCAAACCTCTTCCGAGTGCTCCAGCCCGGCAGGATGGCTATCATCCATGTCAAAGACCGCATCGTGCCGATGGGATTGAGCGGAATGGGTTGTCAGACGGTGTATCCGTTCCACTGCGATTGCATACGCCACTACACCAAGCACGGCTTTGCCTACATGGGGATGAAGACCATCGTAACGGATGTGGTCCGGGAAAACAATCAGACCTACCGCCTCGGCTGGACTGAACAATGCAAAGACGGCACCAAAATGGGAGTAGGTATGCCGGAGTATCTTCTCATCTTCCGAAAGCCTGCCACCGATCGCACAAATGCCTATGCCGACATTCCTGTTGTCAAAGACAAAAAGTGGTGGAATGAGCAGACCAGAAGTTGGGATAATCCCGATGGTTACAGCCGCGCCCGCTGGCAGATGGATGCACACGGCTACACACGCTCTTCAGGTGATAGGCTGATGACCCCCGAAGAGATAGCAAAGATGGACCACAAATCTATCTACCGCTTCTTCAAAAAGTATTCTCTTAATGAGGTATGGGATTACGACTATGTTGTAAGAGTGGCCGAGGAGTTGGAGTTGCACGGCAAACTCCCTACGGGATTCATGCTCTTGCAGCCCGGCAGTTGGACCGACAACGTATGGTCTGACATCGCAAGAATGAGGACACTCAACACCATTCAGTCGGTAAAAGGTAAAGAACAGCATCTTTGCCCTCTGCAATTTGACATCGTGAACCGTGTCATTGACCAGATGAGCAATCCCGGTGATATTGTTCTTGACCCATTCGGGGGACTTATGACGGTTCCCTATTGCGCGCTGCTCAAAGGTCGTAAGGGCTGGGGCATAGAACTCTCGCCGGTGTACTTCCTTGATGGTGCTCAATATTGCGCCCAAGCTTCCACAAAGAAAGAGACCCCATCACTCTTTGACTTCCTCGATGATCAGGCGGAGGATGAAGAAGAGCCTCTACCTTTTGAACTCCAAGATAAAAAGTAATATGAAACGAGAAGATGCCCAGACCGCAACGGGCTTGAGCCTGCCGGTCATTGTTTTCGTGGTGTTCCTTACCCTGCGCCTTGCCGGAGTAATCTCCTGGTCATGGTGGTGGGTAACATCGCCACTCTGGATTGTAGCCGCTCTGATAGTGGCAATCACGATTCTCTATGTAGCGGTGTTCGCTTACCGCTACCTCAAACACAAACGCAAACGCAAACGCAACTAACCTCATCTGTTATGATGACAATAATAAGACCGCCTCCCGGCAATCGCGAAAGAGATAACACCAGTCATTCACTTAACCCAATTCTTTACCAATGGCAATAACGCTGAACAAAAGTGCTATCCGATGCGAAGAGATAGCAATCGCCAGTGGTAAAATAACCTCCAACTCATCGGCTCGACCATTGCTTTATGACATATCGCGGAATTGGCGTGAGTTACTTGATGCGTCAAGTTTTCAAAGCGACAATCCCGGTCCCTGGAGCGAAAAGGAAGAGGCGGCGGCCGAGGTTATGATTTCCACTCTGACCTATCTTCAGCGCATTGGGTGCAAGAACATCGAACAGTTGCTCAAGGACACCATAGAGCGACACGCCCGGCAAAATGAGTAGGTTTCGTTAATGGCTATTCTGATGATGTAAATTGATGATGTATAATAGCAATGACCGAAAATACAATTTTAGCAATCGGCCTCTTGGATTTCAACAAGGGGCAACTCCAAGGACTCCCGAAGAATCCCCGGTTCTTTCGGGACTATCGCTATGAGGCGATGAAAAAGAGCATTGAGGAATCTCCCGAGATGCTTGAACTCCGTGAACTAATCGTCTATCCATATCCGGAGGGGCGGTACATAGTCGTTTGTGGCAATCTGCGTTTGCGTGCCTGCAAGGAACTCGGCTACAAAGAGCTTCCCTGCAAGATTCTCAACCCTGAAACCGATGTGAAGAAGTTGCGCGAATATGCCACAAAGGACAATGTGAGTTTCGGCGAGAATGATGTTGATGTGATGATCAACGAGTGGGACAAATCAGAGTTGCAGGATTGGGGAGTTGAATTTTCCCCGGAAAAGAAAACCGATGAGTTCAAAGAGCGGTTTGATTCGATCACTGATGAAACCGCAATATATCCCCTGGTCCCCAAATACGATGAGAAGCACGAGTTGTTCATCATTCAGTCAGGTAACGAGGTTGATAGCAACTGGCTCCGTGAGCGTCTTGGTATGCAGCGTATGCGCTCCTATAAGACCGGCAAAGTGAGCAAGAGCAATGTTATCGACGTTAAAGATGTTCGTGTCGCATTGGAGGGCGAAAGGAAATGAGCAATCTCAAAATCGTAATCCCCTCACACAAGCGGCACGATCGTGTTTTCGCAAAGAAACTCGTTAACAACCCCATCATCTGTGTTGCTGAAAGTCAGGCAGACCTCTACCGCCAATACAACCCCGAATGTGAGATAGTAACTCATCCCGATGATGTCATAGGGCTTATTCCCAAACGCAATTGGATGGCCCGGCACTTTGGCGATTTAATGATGCTCGACGATGATGTTCACGTTGTCAAAACCCTCTTTTGCGAGAAGGGCGAGACCGGGGTTATACGCGATCCGGACCAGATAACCCATATCATAGAATCCTTGTATGAGTTGGCGTGTCTGCTCGATGTTCATTTGTTCGGGTTCACCTCAGCCATTTCGCCGGTGATGTATAACGAATGGGGGTATTACTCCCTCTCGAAGATGATCACCGGTTGCGCCTATGGCGTGAGGTATAACAAGAATGTCTGGTGGAATGAAGAAATCCGGCTCAAAGAAGACTTTTGGATTTCATGTTACATGAAGTTCAAAGAACGCCGGATTCTTACCGACCTCCGCTACAACTTCGCCCAGAAGGGCACGTTTGTAAATGCCGGAGGGCTGGCAGCGTTCCGCAATCAGGAAGAGGAACGCCGCTCGATACTGTTCATCAAAAAGCACTTTGGGGACAGCATCAATATCAAAGGCGCAACCAACAACGGCAAAGACAAGACAAAGCAGCTCGTGGAGTATAACATCTCCTGCAAGTTCAAATTCTAACCTGCTGATTATCCGCTAAAAATGGTGTTCAATCTGATTGCTCATATCGTCATTTTTGGCTAAATTTACAGTAGTAAACAACCAAATAATAGCGAGTTATGATAATAAGAACTATAAATGGCTATGACTTCTTTGAGGTGAGCTCTGCCATGCAGAAAGCAATCCGGCGGGCTGATGCCCGAGTTGCCGGATTCTTCGCCCTGGAACTCTGGCACAGCAACTATCGGGACTATGTATGGAAACGCCTGTTTACCATCAGTGCCGAGGACTGCTACGGACTCATCACGAAAGAGATAGAGGCTCTTTGGCAGGGGCACGAGTTAGTCAACAAGAATAAGACCGAGCCGAAAGGCAGAATCTTCGTAAGCAAAGCGGTGCTCCTGCTTTGTGAGTGTCGCAAAAGCAGGGATGCCGACCACCTCCAGAACCTTGTCTATGACCGCAACGATGTGGATGTAGAGCGGTGGCTTGATGATGTCAGACATTATCCTATCCCCATACCTCCTTATACATTCGATGTTCACACCCGAAAGGGTAAGAAATACGGCAGAACGAAAGAAGAGTTTTTTCGTGAAGAATATGAGGCATTACAGCCTCGGGTGCCTGGTCTGTTCGATGACCTTGTGCCATCTCAATCAAGCAATCTTTTCAGCGGTTCGGATCAGAAGTCTGAGCCGCTTTAATTTTAATCAACATGAATCTACCACCCTTAGACAAAGAGATGTTGGCAAAGATGGGCATTGCGCCGGACGCGGTGCCCATCCGCCCGGCATTAGATTACGGCATCAAAATTCCGCCCAGGAATCCCAAACCTCCCAAAGCAATCAGCACCGCAGAGGCTAACGAGATGTTCGGAGTGTCGCTTGCAGTAAAGATGAATTTCATCCCCCAGATGCTTGTGGCCCTCGCCCTTGATTATGCCTCTCAGTTTGTGAATCATTGCCGGGATAAGCGTATCAGTGAGTTTAAGAAACACAATCGCCTTATCAAACTGTGTGTAGAAGAGCATACAGCCCGCCTTGCCAAGTCCTACGGCAACGCATTTCAGGCGTACACCAACTATGTTGAGCGGTACTTTGAATATGTCAGTGTTGACCGCTTCAAGATGTGGTGCAGCATCGGGAATGTTGTCAACCGGCAGATTCCGAAAGATAGAGACCGCGATGGTGCCACCCTCGTTGCGATTATCCATAAACTGATTGATTATGCCGAAGAGTATGACCGCAAAATGGATAAAGTGATTGCCGATAAGGTCAAAGCGCCTGTCAGTCGCAAGCAGGATGATATGCTGAAGCTCATCGTTGCGATGTGCTATGAGTTTGAGGACACATGGGGGTTCAAGTTAGAGCCGGATCCCATTGTTGATATGAACATCGGAGTGCTTGCAAATAGAGCCTCAACCCTTGCTGATTTCATCATCGGAGAGGAAAAATGTCAGTAAATGTTAAGGTGATAAAATGGTGTTCATTCTGATTGCAACATCCGCTTTTTATGGTTAACTTTACAGTATAACAAACTAAAAGTCAAACCAATAAAACCAAGATAACAATGAAAACAATCGCTGACCTCAACGCTCTTATTCCTACCCTCGTGGAACTCATTCGCAACAATGACCACGAAATCGGAGAGTCTTACTATGAGCAAGATGAAGATGGATGGGGAAGATGTGATGACTCAACCACTAACTACCTCTGCTATGAGGAAGATGGTTGGCTCATCGAAGTAACCTATGAGTGCTGTGGAGAGTGGGATAATGACCCCGGCGATTATTGGACTCCACCGAGCTGCGATCTTAGAAGAGCATGGGGCGAGGTTACTGAAATTACCGCTACCCACTACGATGAAGATATAGATGAAGAGTCTGAGTTCAGCGAAGAGGATGTAAATAAACTCTGGATTGCTCTTGATGAAGAGCTGAAAGATATAGCATAATAAGTCAAACCAATAAACCTTTTACAATGACAAAGTACGTTTTTAGAGTCTATACGACCTACGACCCCGAGGATGGCTTCAATGCCTGGGCAAGCGGGAACAGCCGCCAAGAGGCTGAGCGAGAAATCAGGAGTGAATATCATTCCATTATCCGTGTTGAACTTATCAGAACCGAGAAGAAATGACACGAAAAGAGAGACAAGAGGCCCGGGCGGAGCGTTACCGAGAGTATGCCGATAATGCCGATAAAAGAGCAACAGCCGCCTTTAATGCCAGCAGCGCCGCAGTTGAACACATTCCCCTCGGTCAGCCTATTCTCGTGGGACATCATTCAGAACGAGCCCACCGCCGCGCCCTGGAGCGTTCCAATAGCTCAATGATGCGGAGTGTTCACGAATCCGAGAAAGCGGCTTATTACCGTCAGAAAGCCGAGGCGGTTGAGAATAACGATAACATCTACATCGGCGATGATGATGCGGTAGAACGGCTCAAAAAGAAGATTGCTGAATTGACAGCCCTTCAGGAGCAGATGAAAGGAGCCAACAAGATAGTCCGCGCCAAGAGCATGAGCGATGTCGATAAGATTGATGCTCTTGTTCACCTCGGAATCTCAAGACCAAAGGCAAACAAGATGGTCGGCTCACAAATCATCTTCCCCGGCTATATGCTGACAAACAACAATGCCAAAATCAATGCCGCCAAAAAGCAACTTGCAAAAGCGGAGGCTCTGACATCAAAGGAAGATAGAGAGTACACCATTGATGACATCACAATCGAAGAGTGCTACTCTGAGAACCGTGTCCGCATCTATTTCCCCGGCAAACCCGGAGAGGAGACAAGAACAAAAATGAAGAGGGGCGGCTTCCACTGGTCAAAAACATTAGGATGTTGGCAGTGCTATATCAATCGCCGGAGCCTTGACCTCATCAAAGAGATAACAAGTCAAACCAATAAACCCGATAACAATGGGATATAAACTTCATGTAGCAGAAGAGTATCAGGTGCGTCATAACTCATCCGATGCTTTCAGCAATCGTTCCGCAGAAATCAACAGAATGCTTCACGAGAATTGCCCGGATTTAACGTGGATGGGCGAGGATGTGGAGTGCTCTGAACAGCTCAAAGTGCCACGCTCCGATTTGGCTGACCTCATCGGCAAGATTGTTGCCGATCGCGAAGATTTCGACAAGTGGCTCAAACTCTATGACATCCAAGAGTCCGTCGATGATGTTATTCGAATCATCGCGGGCTGGATTTCCAAAAGCGACCAACGTAATGATTATGTAGTTCTAACCTGGTACTAAGAAGATGACAGTAATAGAGCAACAAATGATGGATGCGGTCATATCACTCAACCGCAAAACAAAAGACGCCAACCATATTGATTGGGAGCAGCGTCGATATGAGATAGCAAAAGACATTTATACCCGTTGTCTATCGCACGAAGATGGCGACGTGAGAGCCTTCTGCAATCGAGAACTTGACATGACAGCCTCCGATTGTGTGAGAGAAGCAGATGCGCTTATCAAAGCACTACAAAAAAAGAGTGAGTGATGAATAAAGACTACGCCTATTGTGTCGGCCCCAACTACTTCGGGGGGCCGACACTCTGCGAGAATTGCAAACGGCACATACCTTTCAACACCGAAGTAAAAGAGACCTTGACATGGACAATGCCCCTTTACGATGAAAAGACCGGCACTTGCCCTCTGCATGAACCTAAAACAGTAGCGACTAACATTAACCCCAAATAAATATGGATGAAAAAGAATATAACGAGGCGTTAGAAAAGGCCAGAATCTTCTTCCTTGAGAAGTGTGGTGAAATGTCATTAGCCCATTATCGGGCATTGACATCCGCTTTCAAAATCGCGTATGAACTTGGACTCGAACACGGCAAAGTTCAGGAGCCCACAAATGGTGAGAGTAATGGCTAAATTCATCGAAGTAAAACGAGCCGAGAATCCGGAAGTGTTCCGCTTTGAGTGCGACAAAGAAGATGGCGACATACTCATCAATGTTGATCATATCGTTTCAATCATTCCCAATGGAGAAACTTGTTTGATAATGCTAAACGGGTACCCCGGAACTGTTCACGCTCAACACTCTACGGCATGGGTGATGGGATTAATTAACGGTAAGCCATGAAAA
The nucleotide sequence above comes from Duncaniella freteri. Encoded proteins:
- a CDS encoding DUF3560 domain-containing protein; this encodes MTRKERQEARAERYREYADNADKRATAAFNASSAAVEHIPLGQPILVGHHSERAHRRALERSNSSMMRSVHESEKAAYYRQKAEAVENNDNIYIGDDDAVERLKKKIAELTALQEQMKGANKIVRAKSMSDVDKIDALVHLGISRPKANKMVGSQIIFPGYMLTNNNAKINAAKKQLAKAEALTSKEDREYTIDDITIEECYSENRVRIYFPGKPGEETRTKMKRGGFHWSKTLGCWQCYINRRSLDLIKEITSQTNKPDNNGI
- a CDS encoding ParB/RepB/Spo0J family partition protein; this translates as MTENTILAIGLLDFNKGQLQGLPKNPRFFRDYRYEAMKKSIEESPEMLELRELIVYPYPEGRYIVVCGNLRLRACKELGYKELPCKILNPETDVKKLREYATKDNVSFGENDVDVMINEWDKSELQDWGVEFSPEKKTDEFKERFDSITDETAIYPLVPKYDEKHELFIIQSGNEVDSNWLRERLGMQRMRSYKTGKVSKSNVIDVKDVRVALEGERK